In Mobula hypostoma chromosome 11, sMobHyp1.1, whole genome shotgun sequence, the following are encoded in one genomic region:
- the traf6 gene encoding TNF receptor-associated factor 6, giving the protein MVDCDSSRDPTFQSSCCSVNNSMRDNCSNHGQYSHTVFEEMQGYDVEFDPPLENKYECPICLMALREAVQTPCGHRFCRVCIVKSIRDAGHKCPVDNEMLLEAQLFPDNFAKREILSLTVKCPNKGCYQKMELRHLEDHQELCEYAFVDCPQCESVLWRKELQQHVDSDCPKRPVACENCAILMPYLEKKDHDQSCPLANITCEYCNMELIREQMPNHYNLDCPKAPVPCTFSSFGCPEKMQRNDLAMHLQDYTQAHMRMMAQTLRSVSTGLTSQMSCIDMLNSEVDFQPAVLPGMLQASHSHMQPSPQQPTASSVSCDCSPQIQNLKETVQQLEGRLVRQDHQIRELAAKMETQSNQMVELKRSARMLEERLGELEAQQCNGIFIWKVENFSAHLLAQAEDQPVVLHSPGFYTGKPGYKLCLRLHLQTPSAQRCSNYISLFVHTMQGEYDSYLPWPFQGTIRLSILDQSEGPIKQNHEEVMESKPELLAFQRPALQRNPKGFGYVTFLHLKALSQRTYVKDDVLLVRCEVVTRMDQNWARKDDFQPRSAEGGL; this is encoded by the exons ATGGTGGACTGTGACAGCAGTCGCGATCCCACATTCCAGAGCTCATGCTGCTCTGTGAACAACAGCATGAGGGATAATTGCAGCAATCATGGACAGTACTCCCATACTGTGTTTGAAGAGATGCAAGGTTACGATGTAGAGTTTGACCCACCATTGGAAAACAAATACGAGTGTCCAATCTGTTTAATGGCGTTGAGGGAGGCTGTCCAAACACCTTGTGGCCACAGGTTCTGCAGAGTTTGCATTGTGAAGTCTATCAG GGATGCTGGACACAAATGTCCAGTGGACAATGAGATGTTGTTGGAAGCCCAACTTTTCCCAGATAATTTTGCAAAACGAGAAATTCTTTCTCTGACAGTCAAATGTCCTAACAAGGGTTGTTACCAGAAAATGGAACTGCGACATTTGGAG GATCACCAGGAGCTGTGTGAATACGCCTTTGTCGACTGTCCGCAATGTGAGTCTGTGCTCTGGCGAAAGGAGCTGCAACAGCACGTGGATTCAGACTGTCCCAAGAGACCTGTAGCTTGCGAGAATTGTGCCATATTGATGCCCTATCTGGAGAAAAAG GATCATGATCAAAGCTGTCCATTGGCCAATATCACCTGTGAATACTGTAACATGGAGCTCATCAGAGAACAG ATGCCAAACCATTATAACCTGGATTGCCCGAAAGCCCCCGTTCCCTGCACTTTCAGTAGTTTTGGTTGCCCAGAAAAG ATGCAGAGGAACGATCTGGCGATGCATCTGCAGGATTACACGCAGGCCCACATGCGGATGATGGCTCAGACGCTGCGCAGCGTGAGCACAGGACTGACTTCTCAGATGTCTTGCATTGACATGCTGAACTCCGAGGTAGATTTTCAGCCAGCAGTGCTACCAGGTATGCTTCAGGCCTCCCACTCCCACATGCAGCCGTCTCCACAGCAGCCCACGGCATCCTCTGTGTCCTGTGACTGCTCGCCCCAGATCCAGAACCTGAAGGAAACTGTCCAGCAGCTGGAGGGACGCCTGGTCCGACAAGACCACCAGATCCGCGAGTTAGCTGCCAAGATGGAAACGCAGAGCAACCAGATGGTGGAGCTAAAGCGCAGTGCCCGCATGCTGGAGGAGCGCCTGGGTGAGCTGGAGGCCCAGCAGTGCAATGGGATTTTCATCTGGAAGGTGGAAAATTTCAGCGCCCACCTGCTGGCACAGGCGGAGGACCAACCTGTGGTGCTCCACAGCCCTGGCTTCTACACAGGCAAGCCAGGATACAAGCTGTGCCTCCGCCTGCATCTGCAGACACCCAGTGCCCAGCGTTGCTCCAATTACATTTCACTCTTTGTGCACACCATGCAGGGTGAGTACGACAGCTACCTGCCCTGGCCCTTCCAGGGCACCATCCGGCTCTCCATCCTCGACCAGTCAGAGGGACCCATCAAGCAGAACCATGAGGAGGTCATGGAGAGCAAGCCCGAGTTGCTGGCATTTCAGCGGCCTGCCCTGCAGCGCAACCCCAAGGGCTTTGGCTATGTCACCTTCCTGCACCTCAAAGCCCTCAGTCAACGCACATATGTGAAGGATGACGTGTTGCTTGTCCGTTGCGAGGTGGTGACCCGGATGGACCAGAACTGGGCAAGGAAAGATGACTTCCAGCCTCGCTCAGCAGAAGGTGGCCTGTGA